The Astatotilapia calliptera chromosome 2, fAstCal1.2, whole genome shotgun sequence genome includes a window with the following:
- the LOC113028701 gene encoding uncharacterized protein LOC113028701 isoform X2 — MITVWITLIFLHRGYSLVPVKTVQLGEPVTLTCALPKGLQSGEVHWYKQNHGDTLKLIMTSFKSAPAQYGPAFSKSRFEEHNDNNFSNVTILKTVQEDEGIYHCGLTEWIRTNWSGTYLFVKGNNQKASVVVQQLTGSNPIHPGDTVTFQCSVSHSVNKTCPGGLRVLWFRDRSHESHPVIYTDGNTHDECEKRSDTQKRCIYRFSKHVSSSDGGTYYCAVATCGEILFGNGTKLDIHGDYSWSKSASTVIFLLCALLAICLIVIAVLICTSKKNSMDNCEVAVLQENFSDQRRQQNKDTWMFSAAVFTLMKAERGALKDGKMSKRQRLYMACKALGLD, encoded by the exons ATGATCACGGTATGGATTACACTGATTTTTCTTCATCGAGGAT ATTCTCTGGTTCCAGTGAAAACAGTTCAACTTGGTGAACCAGTGACCTTAACATGTGCTTTGCCCAAAGGGCTCCAGAGTGGAGAAGTCCACTGGTACAAGCAGAATCACGGGGATACCCTAAAGTTAATTATGACATCGTTTAAATCTGCACCAGCGCAATATGGTCCTGCATTTTCTAAATCAAGATTTGAGGAACATAATGATAACAATTTCAGCAATGTGACTATTTTGAAGACCGTCCAAGAGGACGAGGGAATCTATCACTGTGGGCTCACAGAGTGGATTAGGACTAACTGGAGTGGCACATATTTGTTTGTAAAAG gaaacaaTCAGAAAGCATCAGTAGTTGTTCAACAGCTGACAGGATCAAATCCAATCCATCCAGGAGACACAGTGACTTTCCAGTGTTCAGTCTCTCACTCTGTCAACAAGACGTGTCCAGGAGGTCTCAGAGTTCTTTGGTTCAGAGACAGATCTCATGAATCTCATCCAGTCATTTACACTGATGGAAATACACATGATGAATGTGAGAAAAGATCAGACACTCAGAAAAGATGCATTTATCGCTTCTCTAAGCACGTCAGCTCCTCTGATGGAGGGACTTACTACTGTGCTGTGGCCACATGTGGAGAGAtattatttggaaatggaaCTAAACTGGATATTCACG GAGACTACTCATGGTCAAAGAGCGCCAGCACAGTTATTTTTCTACTGTGTGCTTTACTGGCGATATGTCTGATTGTTATAGCTGTCCTTATTTGCacatcaaagaaaaacagcatggATAACTGTGAAG TTGCTGTTCTGCAGGAAAACTTTAGTGATCAGAGAAGACAACAG AATAAGGACACATGgatgttttctgctgctgtctttACCCTGATGAAAGCTGAGAGAGGTGCattaaaagatggaaaaatgtcGAAAAGGCAGCGACTCTACATGGCTTGTAAGGCTTTGGGGCTGGATTAG
- the LOC113028708 gene encoding uncharacterized protein LOC113028708, translating to MIVFWIALNLLHRGYALVSQITVQAGEPATFICSLPHTEVLPRQVHWYKQSAGDTLKVIVTVRKSKPPEYAQDFPKSRWETILGTIQEDEGMYHCGVSEWLADIIWTGMHLLIKGKNQSISNSSVAQSSTVSSGTKPDIHGSSIWSHRSGAVIFMLCAVLAISLIVIAILIAAMKKDDTQYCKGVVPLRKNTGIQKTQQKAEDVWFYSAAVFAMMGTDRGGTTDAAERERLHTAVKAFGLD from the exons ATGATTGTGTTTTGGATTGCACTGAATCTTCTTCATCGAGGAT ATGCACTGGTTTCACAAATTACTGTTCAAGCTGGAGAACCTGCAACCTTCATCTGTAGTCTACCTCACACAGAGGTCCTCCCTCGACAAGTCCACTGGTATAAACAGAGTGCCGGGGATACACTGAAAGTAATTGTGACAGTGCGGAAATCTAAACCACCTGAGTATGCACAAGATTTTCCTAAATCCAGATGGGAGACCATTTTGGGGACAATTCAAGAAGATGAGGGAATGTATCACTGTGGCGTCTCCGAGTGGCTTGCAGACATTATATGGACTGGGATGCATTTATTAATAAAAG GAAAAAATCAGAGCATTTCCAACTCTTCTGTTGCTCAGAGTTCGACAGTATCATCTGGAACTAAGCCAGACATCCATG GAAGCAGCATATGGTCACACAGATCCGGGGCAGTTATTTTTATGCTGTGTGCTGTCTTGGCTATAAGCCTGATTGTTATAGCTATCCTTATTGCTGCAATGAAGAAAGATGACACGCAATATTGCAAAG GTGTTGTTCCCCTGCGAAAAAACACTGGTATCCAGAAAACTCAACAG aAAGCAGAGGATGTGTGGTTTTACTCTGCTGCAGTCTTTGCCATGATGGGAACTGACAGAGGTGGGACAACAGATGCAGCTGAGAGGGAGAGACTCCACACTGCTGTCAAGGCCTTTGGGCTGGATTAA
- the LOC113028701 gene encoding uncharacterized protein LOC113028701 isoform X1 has translation MITVWITLIFLHRGYSLVPVKTVQLGEPVTLTCALPKGLQSGEVHWYKQNHGDTLKLIMTSFKSAPAQYGPAFSKSRFEEHNDNNFSNVTILKTVQEDEGIYHCGLTEWIRTNWSGTYLFVKGNNQKASVVVQQLTGSNPIHPGDTVTFQCSVSHSVNKTCPGGLRVLWFRDRSHESHPVIYTDGNTHDECEKRSDTQKRCIYRFSKHVSSSDGGTYYCAVATCGEILFGNGTKLDIHGDYSWSKSASTVIFLLCALLAICLIVIAVLICTSKKNSMDNCEE, from the exons ATGATCACGGTATGGATTACACTGATTTTTCTTCATCGAGGAT ATTCTCTGGTTCCAGTGAAAACAGTTCAACTTGGTGAACCAGTGACCTTAACATGTGCTTTGCCCAAAGGGCTCCAGAGTGGAGAAGTCCACTGGTACAAGCAGAATCACGGGGATACCCTAAAGTTAATTATGACATCGTTTAAATCTGCACCAGCGCAATATGGTCCTGCATTTTCTAAATCAAGATTTGAGGAACATAATGATAACAATTTCAGCAATGTGACTATTTTGAAGACCGTCCAAGAGGACGAGGGAATCTATCACTGTGGGCTCACAGAGTGGATTAGGACTAACTGGAGTGGCACATATTTGTTTGTAAAAG gaaacaaTCAGAAAGCATCAGTAGTTGTTCAACAGCTGACAGGATCAAATCCAATCCATCCAGGAGACACAGTGACTTTCCAGTGTTCAGTCTCTCACTCTGTCAACAAGACGTGTCCAGGAGGTCTCAGAGTTCTTTGGTTCAGAGACAGATCTCATGAATCTCATCCAGTCATTTACACTGATGGAAATACACATGATGAATGTGAGAAAAGATCAGACACTCAGAAAAGATGCATTTATCGCTTCTCTAAGCACGTCAGCTCCTCTGATGGAGGGACTTACTACTGTGCTGTGGCCACATGTGGAGAGAtattatttggaaatggaaCTAAACTGGATATTCACG GAGACTACTCATGGTCAAAGAGCGCCAGCACAGTTATTTTTCTACTGTGTGCTTTACTGGCGATATGTCTGATTGTTATAGCTGTCCTTATTTGCacatcaaagaaaaacagcatggATAACTGTGAAG AATAA